A single genomic interval of Aegicerativicinus sediminis harbors:
- a CDS encoding T9SS type B sorting domain-containing protein, giving the protein MRILSPYIIYLTIVLLGYGVYGQSPIVTASGNQLYCPTSSIPIVVAFNIENPANAPIDQVYIQISEGYVSANDKLQLINSNPNISWNWDSTTGKLRLSKSSSGSLNDLINAVKNVVFQNNNPNFSGKRVFSITTGQANYLASTDHYYEYVPYTGITWKQAKAAAEARTYYGLQGYLATLTSAEEAQLCGEQADGAGWIGGTDEDSEGIWKWVTGPEGLAGGLVFWNGGSNGSTPNFAFWNYNQPDNAHGGPGEDYAHITDPSIGMRGAWNDLREAGDPPDVWEYHPKGYIVEYGGMPGDPEIKISATTEISVATITYVESDFTCGPGSVALRANSDSGRIYWFTSETSVNPIHEGPNYSPTISSTTSYFVSAGPVNCYKGPRQRITATYYDQIDFNPEVTLTECGTENFSGIQTAFYLEEAIPLIANNSSYTVTFYNSLDQAYSGIEPLDSNLVSSSSSTTVFARIENDTPCYGVAKINLNVSTTSLPMGYKHTLKNCDDDGTADGKYIFDLTEAELSFLELLPSDSNFEFTYYRNVEDAVFKINSITQSQNYENEVPWNQELVVRIDNSSGNSCYSIGPYLDLVVNDLPELEISGTGKICTLQPSFTLDILNPNPNYSYEWLNSLNELISTSTSLTVMEPGLYSVQAISVNGCVSSLKEVEILASGPPVLTQNNIRITPTGNSYTLGLINLGQVGNGDYEFSLNNPSGPYQNEPEFRDVSPGTYTLFLNDKNGCGSTNLQVFLFGIPKFFTPNGDGHNDFWQIKGIPQQETFSYSIYDRYGKLLKKVNSVKSGWDGTYNGSLMPPGDYWFELILANSETYRGHFSLIL; this is encoded by the coding sequence ATGAGAATTTTAAGTCCATATATTATTTATTTAACCATTGTTCTACTTGGGTATGGTGTTTATGGCCAATCCCCAATTGTTACCGCTTCGGGGAATCAACTTTATTGTCCTACTTCTTCAATTCCTATTGTAGTTGCATTTAATATTGAGAATCCTGCCAACGCGCCGATTGATCAAGTTTATATTCAAATTTCCGAGGGTTATGTATCTGCAAATGACAAACTTCAATTAATTAACAGCAATCCCAATATTTCGTGGAATTGGGATAGCACAACAGGTAAACTGAGATTAAGTAAATCTTCAAGCGGTTCTTTAAATGATTTAATCAATGCCGTTAAGAATGTAGTATTTCAAAATAATAACCCGAATTTTTCAGGGAAAAGGGTGTTTTCAATTACAACTGGCCAAGCCAATTATTTGGCCTCAACCGATCATTATTATGAGTATGTTCCATACACTGGAATAACTTGGAAACAGGCAAAAGCAGCTGCTGAAGCTCGAACTTATTATGGGCTACAAGGTTATTTAGCTACACTTACATCAGCTGAAGAAGCTCAGCTTTGTGGGGAACAGGCAGATGGAGCAGGTTGGATTGGAGGAACCGATGAAGACTCAGAAGGTATTTGGAAATGGGTAACAGGACCTGAGGGTTTGGCTGGAGGATTAGTTTTTTGGAATGGAGGTTCTAATGGGAGCACTCCAAACTTTGCTTTTTGGAATTATAATCAGCCCGATAATGCGCATGGAGGCCCGGGTGAAGACTATGCCCATATTACGGATCCGTCCATAGGAATGAGGGGAGCTTGGAATGACCTTAGGGAGGCAGGGGATCCACCTGATGTATGGGAATATCATCCCAAAGGTTATATCGTGGAATATGGTGGAATGCCCGGTGATCCAGAGATAAAAATCTCTGCTACAACAGAAATTTCTGTGGCTACCATTACATATGTAGAATCTGATTTTACATGTGGCCCCGGAAGTGTTGCTTTAAGGGCAAATTCAGATTCTGGTAGAATTTATTGGTTTACAAGTGAGACCTCGGTAAACCCCATCCATGAAGGCCCTAACTATTCTCCAACCATTAGTTCTACTACTTCTTATTTTGTTTCAGCTGGACCTGTAAATTGTTATAAAGGACCTAGGCAGAGGATTACAGCCACCTACTATGATCAAATTGATTTTAATCCTGAGGTGACCTTAACAGAATGTGGTACTGAGAATTTTTCAGGTATTCAAACAGCCTTTTATTTAGAGGAAGCAATACCTCTTATTGCCAATAATAGTTCCTACACAGTTACATTTTATAATTCTTTAGACCAGGCATATAGCGGCATTGAGCCTTTGGATAGCAATTTGGTTTCTTCATCTTCCTCCACCACAGTATTCGCAAGAATTGAAAATGACACACCTTGTTATGGAGTTGCAAAAATAAATTTGAATGTTTCGACTACCTCTCTTCCTATGGGGTATAAGCACACTTTAAAAAATTGTGACGATGATGGAACAGCAGATGGAAAATATATTTTCGACCTAACAGAAGCAGAATTATCTTTCCTTGAATTGCTGCCTAGCGATAGCAATTTTGAATTTACATACTATCGGAATGTCGAGGATGCCGTATTCAAGATCAACTCAATTACTCAGAGCCAGAATTACGAAAATGAGGTGCCTTGGAATCAGGAGTTGGTTGTTAGAATTGACAATTCAAGTGGTAATTCTTGTTATTCAATTGGCCCATATTTAGATCTTGTCGTAAATGACCTTCCTGAATTAGAGATTAGCGGTACGGGTAAAATTTGTACGTTACAGCCTTCTTTTACACTGGATATTTTAAACCCCAATCCTAATTATAGTTATGAATGGCTTAATAGTTTAAATGAATTAATAAGCACATCTACCAGTTTAACTGTAATGGAACCAGGGTTATATTCTGTACAGGCTATTTCGGTTAATGGATGCGTTTCAAGTTTAAAAGAAGTTGAAATTTTGGCTTCAGGGCCACCTGTACTAACACAAAATAATATTCGAATTACACCAACCGGGAATAGCTATACACTTGGCTTAATTAATTTAGGTCAAGTGGGAAATGGGGATTATGAGTTTTCTTTAAATAATCCATCTGGTCCCTATCAAAACGAGCCAGAATTTCGTGATGTAAGTCCTGGGACTTATACATTATTTTTGAATGATAAAAACGGGTGCGGATCAACTAATTTGCAAGTATTTTTATTTGGAATCCCAAAATTCTTTACCCCAAATGGTGATGGGCATAACGACTTTTGGCAAATAAAAGGAATTCCACAACAAGAAACCTTCAGTTATAGTATCTATGATAGGTATGGAAAGTTATTGAAAAAGGTTAATTCGGTGAAATCTGGTTGGGATGGAACTTATAATGGAAGTTTAATGCCTCCAGGGGATTATTGGTTCGAACTTATTCTGGCAAACAGTGAAACTTATAGAGGTCATTTTTCCTTAATACTTTGA
- a CDS encoding glycoside hydrolase family 43 protein has translation MKLSYILVICTSFIFAPVGFSQESLFDNPIAEQRADPWVYKTDDGIYYLIATVPEYDRIVIRKSKTLNGLKNATEKVVWNKHNKGVMGAHIWAPELHKINGKWYIYFAAGEAENIWNIRMWVLSNTADDPMEGEWKEEGRIKTNIDSFSLDATTFEHNGKHYLIWAQNVRGGDHGTALVLSEMNNPTTLTGPEIVITEPEFGWERVKYNVNEGPAVIKRNGKIFVTYSASATNDNYCMGLLWIDETEDLLKASNWQKSPGPIFYSNAELDRFGPGHSSFTTTEDGKHDVLIYHARNYKDIQGHELSDPNRATRARIFKWTQGGFPDFLQKTGD, from the coding sequence ATGAAACTGTCATATATACTTGTAATCTGTACCAGCTTTATATTTGCACCCGTGGGTTTTTCTCAAGAAAGCCTTTTCGATAATCCAATTGCCGAACAACGAGCAGACCCCTGGGTTTATAAAACCGATGATGGAATCTACTACTTAATTGCTACTGTGCCTGAATATGACAGAATTGTTATTAGGAAATCTAAAACTCTTAATGGGTTAAAAAACGCAACCGAAAAAGTAGTCTGGAACAAACATAATAAAGGAGTGATGGGTGCCCATATTTGGGCTCCAGAGCTCCATAAAATTAATGGAAAGTGGTATATCTATTTTGCTGCTGGGGAAGCAGAAAATATTTGGAATATAAGAATGTGGGTCTTATCGAATACAGCCGATGACCCGATGGAAGGGGAATGGAAGGAAGAAGGTAGAATTAAAACAAATATCGACTCATTTTCTTTAGATGCTACCACCTTTGAACATAATGGAAAACATTATTTGATTTGGGCTCAAAATGTAAGAGGCGGGGATCATGGAACGGCCTTAGTGCTTTCGGAAATGAACAATCCCACCACCCTGACAGGTCCCGAAATAGTCATCACAGAACCTGAATTTGGCTGGGAACGGGTGAAGTATAATGTTAATGAAGGCCCAGCTGTTATTAAAAGGAATGGAAAAATTTTTGTGACCTATTCAGCAAGTGCTACCAATGATAATTACTGTATGGGCTTGTTGTGGATAGATGAGACGGAAGATTTGTTAAAAGCCTCCAATTGGCAAAAATCTCCGGGCCCCATTTTTTATTCTAATGCTGAACTAGATCGATTTGGACCAGGGCACAGCTCGTTTACTACTACAGAGGATGGAAAGCATGACGTATTGATTTACCATGCGAGAAATTATAAAGACATACAAGGACATGAATTGTCTGACCCCAACAGGGCAACAAGAGCTAGAATTTTCAAATGGACGCAAGGAGGTTTTCCTGATTTTTTACAAAAAACGGGTGATTAG